The nucleotide sequence ATATGTGGAAAGAAAGGTACAATACCCCATGTTTAGGTTAGAACTATTCAAAATTAGGATGTTTGCGGCTGGAAATTTCGCTAGCCTATTACGATCAATAGCTTATGGTGGTCTAACAATTATGTTAGTTATATTTCTCCAAGGGATATGGTTGCCTATACACGGTTATAGTTATGAGGAGACACCCTTCTGGGCTGGGATATACATGATACCGCTTATGGTAGGGTTCGTATCAATGGGACCAATAAGTGGTTGGTTATCAGACAGATACGGTGCGAAGCTGTTGGCTACACTTGGGATGGTTATTGTAGGTGTGGGGTTCCTAATGTTAACTACTCTTCCATATAACTTCAGTTATCCTGAGTTTGCAGCAATCATATTCTTCATGGGCTTAGGTAACGGAATGTTTGCCTCTCCAAATACAGCCTCAATAATGAACAGTGTACCGCCTAAATATAGGGGTGCAGCCTCAGGGATGAGGGCGACGATTCAAAATATAGGACAAACAGCAAGCATAACCATATTCTTCACCATAGTTATAATAGCGTTGAGTTCCAGCTTACCTTCAGCCCTAGCTAATGCTGTATCTCAAGCAGGGGCACCTCAATTATCTGGTTATGTGCAAAATATACCTGTGACTGGTGCACTATTTTCAGCGTTTCTGGGATATGATCCTGTCAAAACCATATTGTCGTCATTACCTGCTCAAATCTACTCAAGTATACCTCCTCAGGCTATGGCTATAATGGAACAACACACGTGGTTCCCAACGGCAATTGCTCCATCCTTCCTACTATCGTTGAGGGAAGCATTCTATATAAGTGCAATATTGTGCTTCTTAGCTGCAATAGCCTCGGCGTTGAGAGGGAAAACAACAATAGCTGAGATTGAAAGAGATGGTGGGAGAGTTGATAAGTGAAAAAATACCATGTGTAAATAAGTTAAAGATTATGAATGCTACAAGAAGTTATTCAAGTAAATTTGCCTTTTATCATACTCAAAATAATTTAAGGGGTGGTGGGTAGGAACATGGAGATTACAATGGATGAAAGGCTTCAGGTAATTGTCACCATCGCTAAGGTAAATAGGGCTTTTCAAAGAGAACTCAACAAAAAGTTAGCTAAGCTAAATATATCTTACCTTGATTACCTCGTTTTAAGAGGAATAAAGGATGGTCCGAAACCCATGGTTGAGCTGGCGAACAAGTACTTGGTTACCCAAGCTTCAATAACCTCTACAGTTGATAAACTGGAGGACATGGGTTTAGTGAGAAGGGAGAGGAGTCAAGATGATAGAAGGCTAGTGTTGATATATATAACAGAGAAAGGAAAAGGAGTTATGGAGGAGGGGTTTAGAATATATAGAGAATTATCAGAGGAAATTATGAAAGAGTTGAAAGATGATCAAGTGAAGTCCCTATTGGAGGGTCTTAATATCCTCCTCTCTAGACTAGAAAACATAAAAAGTTAGTACTTTTTATGAAGGACTTTACTAAAAGAGCATTTAACTTAAGATTATCTAGTTATAGGTTTATCGCCTTCTCTATTCTTAACAACAATATTTGCGTAAATACTATGAAAATATACAATGGAGAGAATGCTTAGAGCAGAACAAAGGAAATACTCAGAATTTGGAGACAATACTTGGAACATTGTATTACCCAGTGGAAAACCTATTAGACTCCCCAATGCAGTTGAAGACTGGGCGAAACCGAATCCACCACTCCTACTCCCGGGCGGTAAAGTCTTACTAAGTAATGTTAAGATAGAGTTTTGGGCTATACCATTTCCCATCGCCAATAGGACTAGGCTAACATAAGCTAGGATTTGGTTTGAGGGAAATGAGAGTAAGATATAGGCTATAAATGTTATTGAAAGTCCAATAGTAGTCGCTATCCTTTCCCCTGCCTTCCCTATTATCCTGTATACTAATAGAAATTGGGCTACAGCTTGGACTATTCCCACTAATCCTAATACTAATCCTATTTGAGAGGGACCCCAGTTGTAGAAATATCTTCCGTAAAAAGCAAGTGTCCCTTGAAGTACAGCAAAGCTTAATGCTATAATAAGTGTTAATGTAAAGAACGAGCTGGACATTCTGAAAATTTCCTTGAGTGAAGCTTGCCTCATGGCAATTTTCTTATTGTCGTTACTGACCAACAGGTATACTAAAATCAGGTTAAGAAAAGCAAGACCTGCAACTATCAGAAATGTGTTCCTATATCCAAGAGGAGACAGTACACCGCCAATTACAGGACCAGCGACAAAACCAACTCCAAATGTGCCAGATATTATCCCAATATTACGGGAGTTATCCTTACCTAGTTCAGTGGCATAGGAGAGTATAACTGGTAAATTACTTGTCAAGGCTCCTGTTATAAACCTTGCTAAAAGTAAGAGATAGAAGTATGGTGATAAGCCTATTATCAAGTAACCTACAACCTCAGAGCCTATTCCCAAAGTCAAAATGTTCTTCCTTCCTCTTATATCCGAGAGTCTACTGATATAGGGGGAGAAAACTAACTGGGCTATTGAGTACGTTACTGTTAATAAGCTATACTCGATTGGAGTAGCTCCCAGCTGTAGAGAGTAATATGGTAGGATTGGAATTATTATCCCGAATCCTACTGAATCTAAGAATGCCGTCAAGGCTAAGGTAATTAATGTAATTTTTCCATTCATAAAGTGACCTCTCCATGTGATCATATTAAGACTGTTTTAGCCAAAGCCTAATGGAGACCGTGGTTTTAATTTTATAGCTTTTAAGCTCTAAACCAAAAGTAATAGTGTGGATGAGACTGACAGGCTAATAATATTCAATCTGCTCAGGGATGGAAGAATATCCCAGAACAAACTAGCTAAGATTATAAACCTAGCTCCTCCCTCTCTGAACTCGAGGTTCAGAAGACTGATCGATGAAGGAGTAATAAGGGGCTTCAAGGTTTTCATAAACCCAAACCTAATAAACAAGTACTTCGCATATTACGCTTTTCCCAATCTAAGAGAGGCTTACTCAGATAAGATATTCGTGAAATTCAATTGCCTTGAGAACTTCAACGTTTATGGGTTTCAGGGCGAAAGTATTGAAGAGATAAAAGAGACTGTGGATGGAATTTCCTCAGAGTTAGGAAAACCCATAATGGAGTATATCCCTCCTCAGACTCCCATAAAGCCTAAAAAGCAATATCTACTACTGATAAAGACACTAGTTGAGAATCCTAGGGCTGAAATAAGTGAAATAGCAAACAAGCTCAACTTTAAGGTATCGAAGGTTAGGAGGTTGATTAGTGAACTTAAGGGATTTGCAGTAATACCAGAGGTTGACCTGATAAAAGCCGACTCAATGCTCCTGGCTGTCTTTACAAAGAAGCTTAATGACGTGATAACAGTCACCAACAGGTTCTCGGTCATAACAATACCCGGAGCGTTAGGAGGAATTGATGTGAGCTTTGTTGGTTCAATACGGAATGCGAAGGCAATGATCGATAATGTGAGGAGGATAGATCCAGACGCACAGGTGATGTTGGTTTATAATTACGAGATAAAGAACGACACAAGGAATTTGGAAATTGAATAATTTAGCTTACAGTAAGTTACCAAGACAAGTGTGGACTTATGTTGATTTTTTATGGATAATTAACGTATTTTTGATCAAGGAATTGTTGCACATAATGAGCCTAAAGCCTAATAAGCCATATGTTATTATACAAAATATATGAAGTATGCTAATTTTTGGATCAAATTCAAAAATTGGGCTATAAATGCTGAAGACAAGGACGTTCCGTTGAGACTGAGAGAGGTGGTCAGGGTTATAAAGGAAAATCCTGAAATTTCTGTAGTTAAGTTAGCTGCATACTTTGACAGTGATGCGTTATTTCTTGCGAGGTCTATCTATTTTAATTACAAGAAAATGGTTCAGAACGAGGTAGCTTAATTCTAGTTCTTTACCACGAGACCTTTACTTAAGGGATATTTCTCCTCAACGAACGTCTTATAATTTACACTATTACGTATATTTACTACTATATACTTAAAGGTGACTTAGTGTGAAAGAGAGTGTCAGAATTTGTTAGAGTTGTCTACGAAAACTTGCATCAATACTTTCCTAATGGCATTCCTTATATGTCTGTCCAGGGCTACCTTCGTCACCCCATACATTTTGGCTAACTCCTCGAGCTTAGTCTTCTTAGGATAATCAAAGAAACCCATCTTATACGCTGTGTATAGTATCTGTCTCTCTGTAGGTGTAAGCGATGAGAGGATCATCATCTCACTCTTAACCTCATCCATTTCTACCCTATCAAAATCAAGGTTTTCAACCTCTACATTGATCTTTTTTAGCTCTTCACTAATTTGGGTCTCCAATTGATCTCTCTTGTTGAATGTGTAGACTTGCCAGTCTTCGATACCATCACTCACAGTAAGATTCGCCACAATAGCGTTACTGTTCATCATAGCCTTTGTAATTGAGTTCTCAAAGTTCTTAAAGTAGTAAAGTAAGGCTGTCTTACTTGACTTATTCCTATCAACCCTTATGATCTTTATGTTATTCCTATACTTTCTACTTAACACGTCAATGAAGTCTGTTAGCTGAGTTTTTGTGTTTGAATATAACTCAACTATTTCAAAAACAGAGTTCTTTGCCACAAGAGGGAAGAGGTATTTTACATTTGCCGTAACATCATAACCTGATGTCTCCTGTGTCCAACAAGCATCATGTTTAACCCGCATCCTCACCTTGTAAATTTGCATCATAGTTGGTTTTATATAGGGCGAGTTATTATATATAGTTTATTATTTTCATTGATATTATTTATTTTTTATTTTCAAATAAATGATTATATCCTAAGCCTAGCTTTACATTATAACCTTTGTGTAACGTAGTACTCCTCGGTCTCACCTGAAAGAGGTTGCTGACGTCTTGTCATTGGCTTACTCCCCACCATAAGGGACGAGGCTTTCTCGACTTCGTAAAGTAATTGATGCGGTTTACTCAGTATTACTTTATTGAGGACTTTAATATCACTAGACTATAGGCGTATTACACTAGAATATGCTTCATAATTATTAATTTACCCCTGAATAATTTTCATATAGTATTTAAGTTTAAACTCTTTAAACGTAATGTTTATTAAATGACAACGAGAAAACCACTTTATGCCTAAGTATATAGGTAAACCGCTGAAAAGAATAATAGAAGATCCGCCTCTTGTGACTGGAAGGGCTACCTTTGTATATGACTTAGACCTAAGGGGTACATTATACGCATCCTTTGTAAGGAGTCAATACGCACATGCTAAAATAAAAAGTGTAAAATGTCCTGAGGGTTCAATGTGTTTTACATCCCATGATTTACCCAAGGCTATCACAGGAATAGCTAGGAACGAAGCTGTCTATCAAGGTCAACCTATAGCTGTAGTATTGACCAATGATGAGTATAAGGCAAGGGACTTAGCAGAAGAGGTTGAAGTTGAATATGAACCGTTACCTAGCGTAATAGACGTTGAGGAAGCCTTGAGTAATAAGGAGAGGGCGATGAGTGAATTAGAGTCCAACATCGTCTTACAGGATGAGGTTAATGTTGGGGATATTCAAAGTGACTTTAAAAGAGCTTATAAAATTATTGAGGGGGAGCTAATTAATCAAAGGGTTATCCCCTCTGCCATGGAACCCAGAGGAGCCTTTGCACAATTTGACGGTAAAAGGTTAACAGTGTGGAGTAGTACACAGACCCCATTTGACCTTAAGAAGTCCTTATCAGAAATCTTATCTGAATACGGCGTTAATGACATAAGAGTTATACAACCTTATGTCGGTGGTGCCTTCGGTAGCAAAATAATAAACTATGCTGAGGAGTTCGTTGTAGCCTATCTCTCAGTAGTAACAAAGAGACCCATAAAGTGGTTTAATTCAAGGACTGAGGACATGATGACAACAAACCACGGCAGGGATATGAGACTAAGGTTTAAGGCTGCGTTTGACTCGGAGGGAAAGCTGTTGGGAATAGAGGGTACACTTATACATGATTTAGGGGCACCCTTCGAAGACATAAACAGGGACTCCTTTTGGATGACAACTACAGCAGCGAGGCTGCTAATAGGTAGATATAAGGTCAATTCCCTCAAAATAAGGGTTCTGGGTGTTGCTACAAACAAAGCCTTTATCGGTGCTTACAGGGGTGCAGGGAGACCTGAGGCTACATATTTTATTGAAAGGATATTGACTTTAGGTGCTAGGGAACTGGGATTAGATCAATATGAGGTAAGAGAGAGAAATGTGATGGACGACGTTAATTTCACCAAATTACCCACAGGATTAACGTACGATAGTGGTAAGTACAAAGAGTTACTTAGAATAGCTAAACCGTACTACAATGACTTAATAAAGAGAAGGGACAGCTTGAGGAGTAAGGGCAAACTAGCTGGTGTCGGTGTCGCAATAGTAAGTGAGATAGCATCATTTGGTCCTTACTCTACAGCTAAGGTAAAAGTTCTCCCCAATGGTAGAATACAAGTTATAACTGGTACAACGCCCCATGGTCAAGGAGATGCAACAGCCTTCACACAGATAGCTGCTGAAGTATTTGATGTTGACCCTTCAAATGTAGATGTGCTTTGGGGAGATACTGACCTAATATCAGATGGAGACCTAACGGCAGGCAGTAGAACGATAACTGTTGGTGGATCTGCAGTATATGAAGCTGCAGTTAGGCTAAAGGAAAAACTGTTGAAAGTTGTGTCGGAGAAAATGGGTGTGAGAGCTGAAGAGATCGAGTACAGAGAGGGTAAGTTTATTCATGAAGACAAGACCATGAGTCTGTGGGAGGCTGCAAGGACTTCCATGTTTATGGGAGTATTACCTGAGCAGGACTACTCATATGTCATGAATCTCTATACATCCCCTTATGGTGTACATATGGTTCTGGTTGAGGTCGATAGGGACACAGGCTTTACTAGAGTACTGGATTATAAGGCATTTGATGACGTAGGTGTGGTTGTAAATCCATTATTGGCTGAGGGACAAACTCATGGAGGTGCACTTCAGGGTATAGGTCAAGCCCTGTACGAGGAGGCAGTTTACTCTCAAGATGGTAACTTGCTGACCTCTAATTTCTCAGATTACGTTCTACCTACTGCCGTTGAGTCATTTAATGTTGAGTGGAAGTCATTTGGATTAACAAAATCTGATACCCCAATTGGATCTAAAGGTATTGGCGAGTTACCTACCATAGCTGGAACACCTGCTGTGGTGAGTGCTATAGAGGATGCAATAGGTAAGAAGATATACACCATGCCCGTCAAACCAGAACTAGTGCTAAAGTTACTAGGAGAATAAATTCATGTTTTTTTGTTCACAACAAACATGTATACACATTTTATTTCTATGTTTCGGTTTGTTGGCTCTCCTTTCTTTACAGATCCTCATATTTACTTAAATATTCTATAAATATTCAAAGTTATTCCTCTTAAATTAGTTTCAGAGAGTGGCATGAATATTTATGTAAACAAAGGAATAAAATTTTAATTCTCTACCTTATAATAGAGTTAACTGACCATTATTGAAACCACTTAAAGCGTATACTTTTTTCGCAAACCTAGCTAGCAGTCTCACGAGTCCCTTCATATCGTTTTTCGTAGCCTCAAATGGAATTATAGGGAGTGTACTTGCTATAGCTACTTCAGCAGGAACTACTTTCCCCGGTATAGCCCAGTACTTTCTAATAAACCTCTCCATCAAGGCTAAGAAATTATTGTTTTGGGGAACCTTAGCTGAGGGGATAATCTGGCTATTAATAGGCTTGCTAGCACTAACAAATACTTTCTTTGTAGTTCTGTATGTGATAATAACCTTAATTATGGGAGTGACCAATTTTGGATGGCTTTTAATCCTTGATAAGATTAGCGGAACGAGTAGGGGTTTAGTCTTATCCCAATATAATCTATATGTATATTTGGCAGGTCTCTTGGCTACATTATTCACAGGTTTTGTAGCTAGTAGTGATATAAACGTGTTGAGATTCTTCTTTATAGCTTCAGGTTTACTGTATATTTATGGTGCTTACGTCAATTCAAAAATCGACATAGATGTTGAATTTAAGAGTAAGAGTGTATCCCCAATGAAGGTTTTCAAAAACAGTAAGTTAAGGAATTTTCTTTTGGCAAACTCTCTTTTTACATTTACGTGGGCAATGGCATGGCCATTATTCCCATTGGCTCAGGTTTATAAGTTTCACCTCGATAGTTTTGAGATAGCTATTATTAATGTGATAGGCAACCTGTCCACAGTAATTTTACAAAGAATTGTTGGTAGATTAATAGATAAACACAGAGTTGCCACCATGTTTTTCAGCAGATTTGCATTAGCTACATTCCCATTAGCCTATGCCTTTTCTACGACTCCCTATGAGATCTACGCATCAAGCTTAGTTTCAGGGTTTACCAATTCGGCATCAGTATCGCTTACTGCATACATATTGGATGTTTCAGACTATCAGCATAAAAGGACAATAATAGCGTTATACAACATGCTAGCAGGATTAGCTGCACTAGGAGGATCCCTATTTAGTAGCTTTATCTTTGGATTATTACTGAGTTACTTCTCAAATATGGTTACTACAATAGATGTGATGTTAGGCTCAATAGGTGGATTAAGGATTATTGCTTCTCTTCTCTTCTTGAGAGTAGAAGAGAAAATAGATAAATTGTAGCTTGATATAATAACTCAAAAACTTTGTTAAAAATTCTTGAAATAAGTGATAAAAGTAGAATAAGTTTTGATTATTACCTTTGTCTTAGCGTTCATCGAACTCTCCTCCCTTTAGGTACTTGAGTACCTTGATTCCGTAATTTTTGGCTAATCTTATCGGAATCTCTCCTTTTGCTCTAAGTCTAAATATAATTATTGGAATAATTTCCTTGTCTCTAAATACCTTCTTAACCATTTCAACCTTAGCATAAAATCTCTTTACGTCTCTTTCCCTTAAAGTTGCTTTCACTTCTCCGAGATAGACTTTGTTATTGTACTCTAGAAATACGTCAAACTCTAAATTCTTTTTTCCGAATTTTATAGTTTTTCCGCTTACTTTACTGACATCTATGCCTTGATTTTTAAGCCAAGCAGGGAAATCTCTCCTGATTATCTCCTCTGTCATTAGACCGAATGTATTTTCTAGTCCACTTACTCTCTCGTTTAATGCTGAAACAGACTTTACCAATTTATCAACGATTTTGGTTAGACGTATAATGGCTTTTGTGTTCTCCTCTGTCATTTTCCTTAATTCAGCTATAGCCTTTGTGTTCTCCTCTGTTTGCTTCCTAAGTTCAATAATGGCTTTTGTGTTCTCCTCTGTCATTTTCCTTAATTCAGCTATAGCCTTTGTGTTCTCCTCTGTTTGCTTCCTAAGTTCAATAATGGCTTTTGTGTTCTCCTCTGTCATTTTCCTTAATTCAGCTATAGCCTTTGTGTTCTCCTCTGTTTGCTTCCTAAGTTCAATAATGGCTTTTGTGTTCTCCTCTGTCATTTTCCTTAATTCAGCTATAGCCTTTGTGTTCTCCTCTGTTTGCTTCCTAAGTTCAATAATGGCTTTTGTGTTCTCCTCTGTCATTTTCCTTAATTCAGCTATAGCCTTTGTGTTCTCCTCTGTTTGCTTCCTAAGTTCAATAATGGCTTTTGTGTTCTCCTCTGTCATTTTCCTTAATTCAGCTATAGCCTTTGTGTTCTCCTCTGAACTCTTCACCAAGTTCCCTGTTATTTCCCTTAAGCCTGCCAGCTCCTTTCCAATTTCTTCAAACTTTTTATCATAATCCTTCTGCTGTTCTCTGAAATCTTGGCTAATTGAGTGTAACTCTTTTAGACTCTCAGCTAGTGACTTCACAAGGAAAGTTTCTAATTCCTCCCTAACTATCTCTCTTACCCTTTTCTCGTCAACTACCATTATGTTATTTACTCATTTCAAGATTATATATAATTTTTTGAGAGACTACGTCATTTTCCTTTGTTAAGGTAAAATTTAATCTTAATATTATGGTTTTTCGATATAATAAAAACGAATACTATTATTAATCTAACAGCGAAAACAGAAAACTTTCCACCTTACAATAATCTGAGTTCCAGATGGTGTCTTCATTTTACCGTTAAAAGATAGGAAAAATCAGATGTCCCAAGAATTTCTTAAACTCTACAAATTCCCATGGCAGACTTTTGAAATGTCTAATATACAAGTTAAGTTATCTTTTTTCTCCCAAATTAACTTTCCCTAGGGCAAAACTCGTCATAACCTCTGTTATCTCCTCCACATTAGTCTCCTCTTTCTTCTTATGAAATATTATTTTTCCTCTGTCAAGTACATAGATCCTATCAGCAACCTCATATCCCTGAATTATATTGTGGGTAATTATCAAGACGCCGAGCCCCTTCTTTTTTAGGTTTCGTGCTAACTCTAGTACTTTCCTAGCCTCTACGACACTTAATGCTGCAGTGGGCTCGTCCATCAAAATCATTTTAGCAGAGAAATAGACCGCCCTAGCAACAGCTACTGCCTGCCTTTGTCCACCTGACAAGTTCTCCACTTTCATATTTATATCAGGTATTCTTATCTGTAGGGAGTCGAGTAATTTTTTAGACTCCTCCATCATTTTTTTCTTATTGAGGAATATCTTATTTGTTACTTCCCTAGCCAAGAATATGTTGTAATAAATTGGTAAATCGGGGATTAGAGCTAAATCCTGATATATAGTCTCTATACCCAAACTTCTAGCATCATTCGGAGAGTTAAATATGACCTTCTTTCCCTCAAATACTAAGTCTCCGCGGTCAGGTTTGTGATAACCTGAAATTATTTTAATTAGCGTTGATTTTCCCGCTCCGTTATCGCCAAGTAAAGCAACCACTTCACCCTTATTTATCTCCATTGATACACCGTCCAACGCTTTAACAGCACCAAAACTCTTATGAACATCCCTTATCTCTAGTAGGTCACTCATTTTCCTCAACTCTCCTGTATATTTTTTGTATTTTAAATTTTAATATTTTTGTTATTCTATCTTTGCCTTCAGGGGATGAGGACGTAGCAGTAGCTATAGACTTCAGCTTATATGATGCTCTCTTCGCGTAATACGAAAGTACCATCACCACTACTATGGCTCCTCCCAAGATTGCGTCAAACTCGTAGGCATTTATGCCAAGTATGTTAAATCCATTCAGAAGCTCAGATATAAATACAGAACCTAAAAAGGCACCAACCAGGCTACCTTTTCCTCCCACTAATGATGTTCCGCCTATTACGGCAGCAGCTATACCCTCCAATACCACGTCTGCGGTGAAGTTTGTTGCACCAATAGTCAGGACTCTAGATCCCTGAATTATACCCACTAAGGCTCCGATGTTTGCCATTATTATGAAATTTATAATTTTCACCCTATCTACGGGTACACCTACCTCTGAGGCTCCTGTAGGATTACTCCCTGCTGCTATTGTCCAAACTCCTATCTTAGTATAGTGTAATAGTAGTATTAGAAAGACCAATGCCCCCAATGACCATATAAAAGGTACAGGGAGAATTGAAACAGTACCTCCAAGGAATCTGAAATACGGAAATGACTCAGGATATCCACCTGAGTAAATTAATGCTATACCATTGAAAAGGAAAAGTGTGCCTACAGTCGTTATTAATGAGTTCACTTTAGCCTTAGTTGTAATCAAACCGTTCATAAGACCTATTAATGACGCGAGACCTAGGCTTAGCAGTATTGAGACCACTATGGCAGGTGTGGGTGAAATTGCCTGATATATGGAGTTATATATGGTCAAGGTTATTAACGGTACGAAATTTGCCAGTGCGGGAGGTGATAGGTCGATCTCTCCGCACAGCATAAGCATAGCTTCACCTATAGCAATAATCCCAATTTCTGCAAGATACTGAAATATTGTGGTTATGTTGTTTGAGCTAAAATAGGCGGAATTCTCGAAGTAGAAAAACAGCGCAATAATTACATTTACTAAAAAAAGTTGGAATTCAAATCTTCTAACTACATTTAATATATTCATTGTAGGTTACCCACTTGAAGATGACGATGAGGTAGTTGATGTAGGTTTATAAGCTGTTGATGAACCCTCATATCTTGACGCCAGTAAATATGGCTGTATATTACTATTGGTTATGAACTTGGAGCCGGTGTCAATATTTAATGGATATACTAAAGTATCAGATATTAGGTAAAGATATATTGCCAAAGTTGGGAGGAAACCTTGTAGGTATGGCTGCTGATCTATTGTGAAGTCCAGGTAACCATCAACTATGTTTTGAATAGTTGCAGGTAATAGATCATATCCACCAGCAGCTATTGTACCACCATTTGATACAGTCTTTATCCCGTGTTCTCTCAACACATTACCTACACCCTGAGTGCTTCCTGCATCTACTGCAAACATTCCCTTTACATCAGGATGACTGTTAAAGTAACTCTCTATAGCAGACTGTTCATCACTTACTAAGGCGCCAGTTGCTACAACATCAATAGTGTAGTGTCCCTCAATAACACTTTGAATTCCGTCTATTCTTGGTTGTATATTAGCTGTACCAGGTGTAGCTATAAATAACGCAACTCTGGAACCTGAAGGAACTAAATTAAGTATTCTCTGCCCGAATAACTGACCTGATGCATATAACGACTGTCCAATGTAGCCTAGATAAGGTGGATTATGATACTGAGAGTAACTTGGATCATCTGTAGGTATATAAGCGTTATATGCAAACACAGGAATACCAGCATTTAATGCGTCTTGTGTAGGTTTATCAAAAGCATTAGGTGATATAACAGAAACTGCTATACCGTTTGCCCCTTGAGATATGGCAGCCTCCATATCATTTACCATGGTAGTGGTATCTGAGGTCTCTGAGCCAGTCCACTGATAGTTACAATCTAGTAATAGACAAGCATCTTGAATACCGTACTGTGTTGGGACGAAGAAGGGATTAGTAGTTACGTGATTGATAAAGACAATCTTCCACGTTGGATGCTCTGGAACTTGCCCATACATAAACCCTGGCTGTGGGGGAGCAACACCTGAAGATGAAGAGCCCTTTGGTGCAGTTACGTATCCTGACCCAAATCCTGCACCGAATGCTGCTAGGACTCCAGCAATAATACCGCCCTTTGCTAATGTAGACAGTGCTCTTCTTCTAGACAAGTCTGTTTTAGACACTTGATTAATTATAGCTTTTGCAATTTCCTCTTTTATCTCATCTTTAGATTTCGCCATGTTATGATAAGTAAGACGCTTATCAATTATTAGTATTTATTTTAACATGTTAAACGTTATAAACGCTGAGTAATAATTATAGATATAATATTGCAGTTAGTATTTATACTTTATTTAACTGTTTTTCACACCCATAACGTATGAGCACTTCACAGAGTAGAAGATATGTGATACCGTCTCCCAACTTGACTTACAATTCAGAAGTTTTATGTTAGCCTAGAACTTTTTACTTTATCATTGTTTTTCTCATATCATCGCCTTTCTCCCTTAACAACAAACAAGAAATAATTGA is from Sulfolobus acidocaldarius DSM 639 and encodes:
- a CDS encoding xanthine dehydrogenase family protein molybdopterin-binding subunit, which produces MPKYIGKPLKRIIEDPPLVTGRATFVYDLDLRGTLYASFVRSQYAHAKIKSVKCPEGSMCFTSHDLPKAITGIARNEAVYQGQPIAVVLTNDEYKARDLAEEVEVEYEPLPSVIDVEEALSNKERAMSELESNIVLQDEVNVGDIQSDFKRAYKIIEGELINQRVIPSAMEPRGAFAQFDGKRLTVWSSTQTPFDLKKSLSEILSEYGVNDIRVIQPYVGGAFGSKIINYAEEFVVAYLSVVTKRPIKWFNSRTEDMMTTNHGRDMRLRFKAAFDSEGKLLGIEGTLIHDLGAPFEDINRDSFWMTTTAARLLIGRYKVNSLKIRVLGVATNKAFIGAYRGAGRPEATYFIERILTLGARELGLDQYEVRERNVMDDVNFTKLPTGLTYDSGKYKELLRIAKPYYNDLIKRRDSLRSKGKLAGVGVAIVSEIASFGPYSTAKVKVLPNGRIQVITGTTPHGQGDATAFTQIAAEVFDVDPSNVDVLWGDTDLISDGDLTAGSRTITVGGSAVYEAAVRLKEKLLKVVSEKMGVRAEEIEYREGKFIHEDKTMSLWEAARTSMFMGVLPEQDYSYVMNLYTSPYGVHMVLVEVDRDTGFTRVLDYKAFDDVGVVVNPLLAEGQTHGGALQGIGQALYEEAVYSQDGNLLTSNFSDYVLPTAVESFNVEWKSFGLTKSDTPIGSKGIGELPTIAGTPAVVSAIEDAIGKKIYTMPVKPELVLKLLGE
- a CDS encoding MFS transporter codes for the protein MKPLKAYTFFANLASSLTSPFISFFVASNGIIGSVLAIATSAGTTFPGIAQYFLINLSIKAKKLLFWGTLAEGIIWLLIGLLALTNTFFVVLYVIITLIMGVTNFGWLLILDKISGTSRGLVLSQYNLYVYLAGLLATLFTGFVASSDINVLRFFFIASGLLYIYGAYVNSKIDIDVEFKSKSVSPMKVFKNSKLRNFLLANSLFTFTWAMAWPLFPLAQVYKFHLDSFEIAIINVIGNLSTVILQRIVGRLIDKHRVATMFFSRFALATFPLAYAFSTTPYEIYASSLVSGFTNSASVSLTAYILDVSDYQHKRTIIALYNMLAGLAALGGSLFSSFIFGLLLSYFSNMVTTIDVMLGSIGGLRIIASLLFLRVEEKIDKL
- the xylG gene encoding xylose/arabinose ABC transporter ATP-binding protein XylG; its protein translation is MSDLLEIRDVHKSFGAVKALDGVSMEINKGEVVALLGDNGAGKSTLIKIISGYHKPDRGDLVFEGKKVIFNSPNDARSLGIETIYQDLALIPDLPIYYNIFLAREVTNKIFLNKKKMMEESKKLLDSLQIRIPDINMKVENLSGGQRQAVAVARAVYFSAKMILMDEPTAALSVVEARKVLELARNLKKKGLGVLIITHNIIQGYEVADRIYVLDRGKIIFHKKKEETNVEEITEVMTSFALGKVNLGEKR
- the xylH gene encoding xylose/arabinose ABC transporter permease XylH, coding for MNILNVVRRFEFQLFLVNVIIALFFYFENSAYFSSNNITTIFQYLAEIGIIAIGEAMLMLCGEIDLSPPALANFVPLITLTIYNSIYQAISPTPAIVVSILLSLGLASLIGLMNGLITTKAKVNSLITTVGTLFLFNGIALIYSGGYPESFPYFRFLGGTVSILPVPFIWSLGALVFLILLLHYTKIGVWTIAAGSNPTGASEVGVPVDRVKIINFIIMANIGALVGIIQGSRVLTIGATNFTADVVLEGIAAAVIGGTSLVGGKGSLVGAFLGSVFISELLNGFNILGINAYEFDAILGGAIVVVMVLSYYAKRASYKLKSIATATSSSPEGKDRITKILKFKIQKIYRRVEENE
- the xylF gene encoding xylose/arabinose ABC transporter substrate-binding protein XylF, whose translation is MAKSKDEIKEEIAKAIINQVSKTDLSRRRALSTLAKGGIIAGVLAAFGAGFGSGYVTAPKGSSSSGVAPPQPGFMYGQVPEHPTWKIVFINHVTTNPFFVPTQYGIQDACLLLDCNYQWTGSETSDTTTMVNDMEAAISQGANGIAVSVISPNAFDKPTQDALNAGIPVFAYNAYIPTDDPSYSQYHNPPYLGYIGQSLYASGQLFGQRILNLVPSGSRVALFIATPGTANIQPRIDGIQSVIEGHYTIDVVATGALVSDEQSAIESYFNSHPDVKGMFAVDAGSTQGVGNVLREHGIKTVSNGGTIAAGGYDLLPATIQNIVDGYLDFTIDQQPYLQGFLPTLAIYLYLISDTLVYPLNIDTGSKFITNSNIQPYLLASRYEGSSTAYKPTSTTSSSSSSG